A region of Pseudomonas sp. Marseille-Q3773 DNA encodes the following proteins:
- a CDS encoding VWA domain-containing protein, with protein MAWLPTLLKGRPRLRQDLCWQQRQASPAELWLVIVDSSASTRRHQALAQTKGLLAALFDQAYRQRARLALLTASGHTPQWQRPGLKASAALQPWLQALGAGGGTPLLAALAQARQWLQARQRAHPHEAQRCLVFTDGRLQHCNGVQPMPCATLLVDMELAPVRLGRAQRLAEQLQADYQHLQQFRIVD; from the coding sequence GTGGCCTGGCTGCCGACCCTGCTCAAGGGCCGGCCACGGCTGCGCCAGGACCTGTGCTGGCAGCAGCGCCAGGCCAGCCCCGCAGAGTTGTGGCTGGTTATCGTCGATAGCTCGGCCTCGACCCGGCGTCACCAGGCGCTGGCGCAGACCAAGGGGCTGCTGGCGGCGTTGTTCGACCAGGCATACCGCCAGCGCGCCCGGCTGGCCCTGCTGACTGCCAGCGGGCACACGCCGCAATGGCAGCGCCCTGGCCTGAAGGCTTCCGCCGCCTTGCAGCCGTGGCTGCAAGCCTTGGGGGCCGGTGGCGGGACGCCGTTGCTCGCGGCACTGGCACAGGCCCGGCAGTGGCTGCAGGCGCGGCAACGCGCCCACCCGCATGAAGCGCAGCGCTGCCTGGTGTTTACCGATGGCCGCCTACAGCACTGCAATGGCGTACAGCCGATGCCGTGTGCCACGTTGCTGGTGGATATGGAACTGGCGCCGGTGCGCCTGGGCCGCGCGCAGCGTCTGGCAGAACAACTGCAAGCGGATTATCAGCACTTGCAACAGTTCAGAATCGTGGATTGA
- a CDS encoding branched-chain amino acid aminotransferase — protein sequence MSNESINWDKLGFDYIKTDKRYLSVWRNGEWDKGTLTDDNVLHISEGSTALHYGQQCFEGLKAYRCKDGSINLFRPDQNAARMQRSCARLLMPQVPTDVFIEACKQVVKANEKFVPPHGKGALYLRPFVIGTGDNIGVRTAPEFIFSIFAIPVGSYFKGGMKPHNFQISSFDRAAPQGTGAAKVGGNYAASLQPGAEAKKANFADAIYLDPLTHTKIEEVGSANFFGITANNEFVTPKSASVLPGITRLSLMELAQSRLGLTVIEGDVEINKLDRFVEAGACGTAAVITPIGGIEYNGKLHVFHDLEKVGPVTQKLYNELTGIQSGDIEAPAGWIVKVA from the coding sequence ATGAGCAACGAAAGCATTAACTGGGACAAGCTGGGTTTCGACTACATCAAGACCGACAAACGCTACCTGTCCGTATGGCGCAATGGCGAGTGGGACAAAGGCACCCTGACCGACGACAACGTGCTGCACATCAGTGAAGGCTCCACGGCCCTGCACTACGGCCAGCAGTGCTTCGAAGGCCTCAAGGCCTACCGCTGCAAGGACGGTTCGATCAACCTGTTCCGCCCGGACCAGAACGCCGCGCGCATGCAACGCAGCTGCGCCCGCCTGCTGATGCCGCAGGTGCCGACCGATGTGTTCATCGAGGCCTGCAAGCAAGTGGTCAAGGCCAACGAGAAGTTCGTCCCGCCACACGGCAAAGGCGCCCTCTACCTGCGCCCGTTCGTGATCGGCACCGGTGACAACATTGGCGTGCGCACCGCCCCCGAGTTCATCTTCTCGATCTTCGCCATCCCGGTTGGCTCGTACTTCAAGGGTGGCATGAAGCCGCACAACTTCCAGATTTCCAGCTTCGACCGCGCGGCCCCGCAAGGCACTGGCGCGGCCAAGGTCGGTGGCAACTACGCCGCCAGCCTGCAGCCGGGCGCTGAAGCGAAGAAGGCCAACTTTGCCGACGCGATCTACCTCGACCCGCTGACCCACACCAAGATCGAGGAAGTCGGTTCGGCCAACTTCTTCGGCATCACCGCCAACAACGAATTCGTCACACCGAAATCGGCCTCGGTGCTGCCGGGCATCACCCGCCTGTCGCTGATGGAACTGGCGCAATCGCGCCTGGGCCTGACCGTGATCGAAGGCGATGTCGAAATCAACAAGCTGGACCGTTTCGTCGAAGCGGGCGCCTGCGGTACTGCTGCGGTGATTACCCCGATCGGCGGCATCGAGTACAACGGCAAGCTGCACGTGTTCCATGACCTGGAAAAGGTCGGCCCGGTTACCCAGAAGCTCTACAACGAGCTGACCGGTATCCAGAGCGGTGATATCGAAGCACCGGCAGGCTGGATCGTCAAAGTCGCCTGA
- a CDS encoding multidrug/biocide efflux PACE transporter: MKTVSFTERLVHAVGYEVFAVLLCAPLLSWIMGKSLATTGMLAVMLSLIAMLWNMVYNALVDRHVRLERIHWTARARFVHGLGFEAGLVFWCLPLAAWMLDISLVQAFMVELGFFVIILPYTVLYNWAFDRARHLFLQRHAAPVTSPTRTL, from the coding sequence ATGAAAACCGTTTCCTTCACTGAACGCCTGGTTCATGCCGTTGGTTATGAAGTGTTCGCCGTGCTGCTGTGTGCGCCGCTGTTGTCCTGGATCATGGGCAAGTCGCTGGCAACGACAGGGATGCTGGCGGTGATGCTGTCGCTGATCGCGATGCTGTGGAACATGGTCTACAACGCGCTGGTGGATCGCCATGTACGGCTTGAGCGGATCCACTGGACGGCCCGCGCACGGTTCGTGCACGGCCTGGGTTTCGAGGCGGGGCTGGTGTTCTGGTGCCTGCCGCTGGCGGCGTGGATGCTGGATATTTCCCTGGTGCAGGCGTTCATGGTGGAGCTGGGCTTCTTCGTGATCATCCTGCCTTACACCGTGCTCTACAACTGGGCGTTCGACAGGGCGCGGCACCTGTTCCTGCAGCGCCATGCTGCACCAGTCACCAGCCCGACACGCACCCTGTAA
- the cobW gene encoding cobalamin biosynthesis protein CobW yields the protein MKTLAKLPVTIVTGFLGSGKTTLLRHMLDNAQGRRIAVIVNEFGELGIDGEILKQCSIGCTEEEASGRVYELANGCLCCTVQEEFFPVMRELVARRGDLDHILIETSGLALPKPLVQAFQWPEIRNACTVDAVITVVDSPAVAAGTFAAYPEQVDAQRKLDPNLDHESPLHELFADQLASADLVVLNKADLIDAAGLAKVRAEVAEELPPAVKVIEASSGKLPLDVLLGVCAEAEAHIDGRRTHHDAHHDGEDHDEHDHDAFDSISIDLPEADESLLLDALTQLVGDFGILRAKGFAAIPGKPMRLLVQGVGTRFDKHFDRAWRADEPRITRLVLIGQDLDAARLEARLRQALGA from the coding sequence ATGAAAACACTGGCCAAGCTTCCCGTCACCATCGTCACCGGCTTCCTCGGCTCGGGCAAGACCACCTTGCTGCGCCACATGCTCGACAATGCCCAGGGCCGCCGCATCGCGGTGATCGTCAACGAGTTCGGCGAGCTGGGCATCGACGGTGAAATCCTCAAGCAATGCAGCATCGGTTGCACCGAGGAGGAAGCCAGCGGCCGGGTCTACGAACTGGCCAACGGCTGCCTGTGCTGCACCGTGCAGGAAGAGTTCTTCCCGGTCATGCGCGAGCTGGTGGCACGCCGCGGCGACCTCGACCACATCCTCATCGAAACCAGCGGCCTGGCCCTGCCCAAGCCACTGGTGCAAGCGTTCCAGTGGCCGGAAATCCGCAATGCCTGCACCGTCGATGCGGTGATTACCGTGGTCGACAGCCCGGCGGTGGCCGCCGGCACCTTCGCCGCCTACCCGGAGCAGGTCGATGCCCAGCGCAAGCTCGACCCCAACCTCGACCACGAGTCGCCGCTGCACGAACTGTTCGCCGACCAGCTGGCCAGCGCCGACCTGGTGGTGCTGAACAAGGCTGACCTGATCGACGCGGCGGGCCTGGCCAAGGTCCGCGCCGAAGTGGCCGAAGAGCTGCCTCCGGCGGTCAAGGTGATCGAGGCCAGCAGCGGCAAGCTGCCATTGGACGTGCTGTTGGGCGTGTGCGCCGAAGCCGAGGCACACATCGATGGCCGCCGTACCCACCACGACGCGCACCATGACGGCGAGGACCATGACGAGCATGACCACGACGCCTTCGATTCGATTTCGATCGACTTGCCAGAGGCCGACGAAAGCCTGCTGCTCGATGCCCTGACCCAACTGGTGGGTGACTTCGGCATCCTCCGTGCCAAAGGCTTCGCCGCCATCCCGGGCAAGCCGATGCGCTTGCTCGTGCAAGGCGTGGGTACCCGTTTCGACAAGCACTTCGACCGCGCCTGGCGTGCCGACGAGCCACGCATCACCCGCCTGGTGCTGATCGGCCAGGACCTCGACGCCGCCCGTCTGGAAGCGCGCCTGCGCCAGGCCCTGGGCGCCTGA
- a CDS encoding AAA family ATPase gives MSEPVQFPLAAVVGADELKLALCLTAIDPKIGGVLIEGPRGMAKSTLARGLADLLGEGPFVTLPLGASEERLVGTLDLDAALGQGKAQFSPGVLAQADGGVLYVDEVNLLPDTLVDLLLDVAASGTNRVERDGISHRHHARFVLIGTMNPEEGELRPQLLDRFGLNVALEGLPEPEARQQIIRRRLAFDTDPQAFCAQWAQAQAQLRERCQAARQALAAIALDDQALAWITERCYAAGVDGLRADLVWLRAARAHCAWRGGAAIEEADVEAVAEFALRHRRRVTPQANPSSPPQAEQQPLPQGARQPGEQGGQGDWGALPAQPVASGARREVPNWAKKP, from the coding sequence ATGAGTGAACCCGTGCAATTCCCGCTGGCTGCCGTGGTCGGTGCCGACGAGCTGAAACTGGCGCTGTGCCTGACCGCCATCGACCCGAAGATCGGCGGTGTGCTGATCGAGGGGCCGCGTGGCATGGCCAAGAGCACCCTGGCCCGTGGCCTCGCCGACCTGCTGGGTGAGGGGCCGTTCGTCACCCTGCCGCTGGGGGCCAGTGAGGAACGCCTGGTCGGTACCCTCGACCTGGATGCCGCGCTCGGCCAGGGCAAGGCGCAGTTTTCCCCCGGCGTGCTGGCCCAGGCCGATGGCGGCGTGCTGTACGTCGACGAGGTCAACCTGCTGCCCGACACCCTGGTCGACCTGCTCCTCGACGTGGCCGCCAGCGGTACCAACCGCGTCGAGCGTGACGGCATTTCGCACCGGCACCATGCGCGCTTCGTCCTGATCGGCACCATGAACCCGGAGGAGGGCGAACTGCGTCCACAGTTGCTCGACCGCTTTGGCCTGAATGTGGCCCTGGAGGGCTTGCCCGAGCCCGAGGCGCGCCAGCAGATCATTCGTCGCCGCCTGGCCTTCGACACTGACCCGCAGGCCTTCTGCGCGCAATGGGCCCAAGCTCAGGCGCAGTTGCGCGAACGCTGCCAGGCCGCTCGCCAGGCCCTGGCCGCAATCGCCCTGGACGACCAGGCGCTGGCCTGGATCACCGAGCGCTGCTATGCCGCCGGGGTCGATGGCCTGCGCGCCGACCTGGTCTGGTTGCGGGCTGCACGCGCTCACTGCGCCTGGCGTGGCGGCGCAGCCATCGAAGAAGCCGATGTCGAGGCAGTGGCAGAGTTTGCCTTGCGCCACCGCCGCCGGGTCACGCCACAGGCCAACCCGTCTTCGCCGCCACAAGCTGAACAGCAGCCCCTGCCGCAAGGCGCCCGCCAGCCGGGTGAGCAGGGCGGGCAGGGTGACTGGGGGGCGCTGCCGGCACAGCCGGTCGCCAGCGGCGCCCGCCGTGAGGTGCCGAACTGGGCAAAAAAGCCCTGA
- the cobN gene encoding cobaltochelatase subunit CobN: MHLLRTQPGGFVPDDSIADLGQTPAELVILCSGDSHLALLADTAELLPEDFPSLRLANPMQVQNHASVDLYVDQVLRHAKLILVSLHGGVGYWRYGVEQLVELAARGVQLILVPGDDRPDPELTRLGSVSDEQAERLWHYLRQGGKANAINLFNCLASQWLGRDYAWDEPQPLPRTAVYHPARGSATLQDWYPQWRPEQPVAPLLFYRSHLQAANTAFIDVFCQRLQAAGLNPLPIAVASLKESACLEQVEAWLDEVGAEVLVNTTGFALSSPERPNLRPFRRDIPVLQAICAQDNQPGWEASEQGLGARDLAMHIALPELDGRIITRPVSFKDMAWRSERSQSDVVCYRAHPERMDFVAELARRWVELARLPNAQKRVALVLANYPTRDGRIGNGVGLDTPAAALNILKALRAEGYPVAELPGSGTQLIQQLLGGVTNDLDQLDLRPCAQSLSLADYQAAFDRLPEANRQAVLERWGPPQQDPMYRSGRLMVAGLRFGLTFVGIQPARGYQVDPSAVYHDPDLVPPHGYLAFHFWLRHAFAADAVIHVGKHGNLEWLPGKGVGLSAQCWPDALLGPLPNIYPFIVNDPGEGAQAKRRTQAVIIDHLMPPLTRAETYGPLRHLEQLADEFYEAQLLDPRRARELQRDILELVKANHIDRELQLEGQLDDAAVWLPRLDTYLCDLKESQIRDGLHVFGQSPQGRLRLDTLLALLRVERGDGRGGNASLLRALAKVLVPGFDPLDCDLGQPWQGARPERLLAISAEPWRTCGDTRERLELLALQVIEQALDGTARLPAEGEWQPVHDVVQALREAVAPSLDACGSAEISGLLAALAGRFVPAGPSGAPSRGRLDVLPTGRNFYTVDVRNLPTTTAWRLGFASANLILERHLQDHGDHLRQLGLSVWGTATMRTGGDDIAQAMALMGVRPVWASGSQRVDDFEILPLSLLDRPRVDVTLRVSGFFRDAFGNLIRLFDAAVQAVAALDEPDDLNPLAARVRSERAALQAQGLDAGQAARQAGWRVFGAKPGAYGAGVQNAIDGRLWHSRDDLAEVYLNHGGYAYGASDDGTPARAQFAQRLARVQAVLHNQDNHEHDLLDSNDYYQFQGGMLAASETLSAAAVASYHGDHSQADRPRIRTLKEELNRVIRARALNPKWIDGVKRHGYKGAFEMAATVDNLFAFDATTHLIDDHHYQALADAYVLDPATRNFMREHNPEALRDLTERLLEAQQRGLWQAPGDYREALEEQLLDGEEQA; the protein is encoded by the coding sequence ATGCACCTGCTGCGGACCCAGCCCGGCGGCTTCGTGCCGGATGACAGCATTGCCGACCTTGGCCAGACCCCCGCCGAGCTGGTAATCCTCTGCAGCGGCGACTCGCACCTGGCGTTGCTCGCCGATACCGCCGAGCTGCTGCCCGAGGATTTCCCCAGCCTGCGCCTGGCCAACCCGATGCAGGTGCAGAACCATGCCTCGGTCGACTTGTACGTCGACCAGGTGCTGCGCCATGCCAAGCTCATCCTGGTGTCGCTGCACGGTGGCGTGGGTTACTGGCGCTATGGCGTCGAGCAACTGGTCGAGCTGGCCGCCCGTGGCGTACAGCTGATCCTGGTGCCGGGCGATGATCGCCCGGACCCGGAGCTGACCCGCCTGGGCAGCGTCAGCGACGAGCAGGCCGAGCGCCTCTGGCATTACCTGCGCCAGGGCGGCAAGGCCAACGCCATCAACCTGTTCAACTGCCTGGCCAGCCAGTGGCTGGGCCGCGATTATGCCTGGGACGAGCCGCAGCCGTTGCCACGCACCGCGGTGTATCACCCGGCCCGGGGCAGTGCCACGTTGCAGGACTGGTACCCGCAGTGGCGCCCCGAGCAGCCGGTGGCACCGCTGCTGTTCTACCGCTCGCACCTGCAGGCGGCCAATACCGCATTCATCGACGTGTTCTGCCAGCGGCTGCAGGCAGCCGGGCTCAACCCGCTGCCGATCGCCGTGGCCAGCCTCAAGGAAAGCGCTTGCCTGGAGCAGGTCGAAGCCTGGCTGGACGAGGTTGGCGCCGAGGTACTGGTCAATACCACTGGTTTTGCCCTGTCCAGCCCCGAACGGCCCAACTTGCGCCCGTTCCGCCGCGACATCCCGGTACTCCAGGCCATTTGCGCCCAGGATAACCAGCCCGGCTGGGAAGCCAGCGAGCAAGGCCTTGGCGCGCGCGACCTGGCCATGCACATTGCCTTGCCGGAACTGGACGGGCGCATCATCACCCGCCCGGTCAGTTTCAAGGACATGGCCTGGCGCAGCGAGCGCAGCCAGTCCGATGTGGTCTGCTACCGTGCCCACCCCGAACGCATGGATTTCGTCGCCGAACTGGCGCGCCGCTGGGTCGAGCTGGCGCGCCTGCCGAATGCCCAGAAGCGCGTGGCCCTGGTGCTGGCGAACTACCCGACCCGGGATGGCCGCATTGGCAACGGCGTCGGCCTGGATACGCCAGCGGCTGCGTTGAATATCCTCAAGGCGCTGCGGGCCGAGGGCTACCCTGTGGCGGAGTTGCCGGGCAGCGGCACGCAGCTGATCCAGCAGTTGCTGGGCGGCGTGACCAATGACCTCGACCAGCTGGACCTGCGCCCCTGCGCGCAGAGCCTGAGCCTGGCCGACTACCAGGCCGCCTTCGACCGCCTGCCCGAAGCCAACCGCCAGGCGGTACTGGAACGCTGGGGGCCGCCGCAGCAGGACCCGATGTACCGCAGTGGCCGGTTGATGGTCGCCGGCCTGCGCTTCGGCCTGACCTTCGTCGGCATCCAGCCGGCACGCGGCTACCAGGTGGACCCCAGCGCGGTCTACCACGACCCCGACCTGGTACCGCCGCATGGCTACTTGGCGTTTCACTTCTGGCTGCGCCATGCCTTTGCCGCCGACGCGGTGATCCACGTGGGCAAGCACGGCAACCTCGAATGGCTGCCCGGCAAGGGCGTCGGCTTGTCGGCACAGTGCTGGCCGGACGCATTGCTCGGCCCGCTGCCGAACATCTATCCGTTCATCGTCAATGACCCGGGCGAGGGTGCCCAGGCCAAACGGCGCACCCAGGCGGTGATCATCGACCACCTGATGCCACCGTTGACGCGCGCCGAAACCTACGGTCCCTTGCGCCATCTGGAGCAACTGGCCGATGAATTCTATGAAGCGCAACTGCTCGACCCAAGGCGCGCGCGCGAACTGCAGCGCGACATCCTCGAACTGGTCAAGGCCAACCACATCGACCGCGAGCTGCAACTGGAAGGGCAACTGGACGACGCCGCCGTGTGGCTGCCGCGCCTGGACACCTACCTGTGCGACCTGAAGGAATCGCAGATTCGTGATGGCCTGCATGTGTTCGGCCAGTCGCCGCAAGGGCGGCTGCGCCTGGATACCTTGCTGGCGCTGTTACGGGTCGAGCGGGGCGATGGACGGGGCGGCAACGCCAGCCTGCTGCGCGCCCTGGCCAAGGTGCTGGTGCCGGGCTTCGACCCGCTCGATTGCGACCTTGGCCAGCCATGGCAGGGGGCGCGTCCCGAGCGCCTGCTGGCCATCAGTGCCGAGCCTTGGCGCACCTGTGGCGATACCCGCGAGCGCCTTGAACTGTTGGCGCTGCAGGTGATCGAGCAGGCACTCGACGGCACTGCACGGCTACCGGCCGAGGGCGAATGGCAGCCGGTGCATGACGTGGTGCAGGCCCTGCGCGAAGCGGTGGCCCCCAGCCTGGATGCCTGCGGCAGTGCCGAAATCAGTGGCTTGCTGGCCGCGCTGGCAGGGCGCTTCGTGCCTGCCGGGCCCAGTGGAGCACCCAGCCGCGGGCGCCTGGATGTGCTGCCCACCGGCCGCAACTTCTATACCGTGGATGTGCGCAACCTGCCCACCACCACCGCCTGGCGCCTGGGCTTCGCCTCGGCCAACCTGATCCTCGAACGTCACCTGCAGGACCACGGCGACCACCTGCGCCAGCTCGGCCTGTCGGTGTGGGGCACGGCGACCATGCGCACCGGTGGCGACGACATCGCCCAGGCCATGGCGTTGATGGGCGTGCGCCCGGTATGGGCCAGCGGCAGCCAGCGCGTCGACGATTTCGAAATCCTGCCGTTGAGCCTGCTCGACCGCCCGCGGGTGGACGTGACCTTGCGCGTTTCCGGGTTTTTCCGCGATGCCTTCGGCAACCTTATCCGCCTGTTCGATGCCGCTGTGCAGGCAGTCGCTGCGCTGGATGAGCCCGACGACCTCAACCCCCTGGCCGCCCGCGTGCGCAGCGAGCGTGCCGCGCTGCAGGCGCAGGGCCTGGATGCCGGGCAGGCCGCACGCCAGGCCGGTTGGCGGGTGTTCGGCGCCAAGCCCGGGGCCTACGGGGCCGGGGTACAGAACGCCATCGACGGGCGCCTGTGGCACAGCCGCGACGACCTGGCCGAGGTCTACCTCAACCACGGCGGCTATGCCTACGGTGCCAGCGACGACGGGACCCCGGCTCGCGCCCAGTTCGCCCAGCGCCTGGCCAGGGTGCAGGCGGTGTTGCACAACCAGGACAACCATGAGCACGACCTGCTCGACTCCAACGACTATTACCAGTTCCAGGGCGGCATGCTGGCGGCGTCGGAAACCTTGTCCGCTGCGGCCGTGGCCAGCTACCACGGCGACCACAGCCAGGCCGACCGACCACGCATCCGTACCCTCAAGGAAGAGCTGAACCGGGTCATCCGCGCCCGTGCGCTCAACCCGAAGTGGATCGACGGGGTCAAGCGGCATGGCTACAAGGGCGCGTTCGAGATGGCGGCGACGGTCGACAACCTGTTTGCCTTCGATGCCACCACGCACCTGATCGACGACCATCATTACCAGGCGCTGGCCGATGCCTATGTGCTCGACCCGGCGACCCGCAACTTCATGCGCGAGCACAACCCCGAGGCCTTGCGCGACCTTACCGAGCGCCTGCTGGAGGCCCAGCAGCGAGGCCTGTGGCAGGCGCCGGGCGATTACCGCGAAGCCCTCGAGGAGCAACTGCTCGACGGCGAGGAACAGGCTTGA